The Buteo buteo chromosome 23, bButBut1.hap1.1, whole genome shotgun sequence genome includes a window with the following:
- the RHOC gene encoding rho-related GTP-binding protein RhoC isoform X1, with protein MKTMAAIRKKLVIVGDGACGKTCLLIVFSKDQFPEVYVPTVFENYIADIEVDGKQVELALWDTAGQEDYDRLRPLSYPDTDVILMCFSIDSPDSLENIPEKWTPEVKHFCPNVPIILVGNKKDLRNDEHTRRELAKMKQEPVKPEEGRDMANRINAFGYLECSAKTKEGVREVFEMATRAGLQVRKNKKRRGCPLL; from the exons CGATGGCGGCCATCAGGAAGAAGCTGGTGATCGTGGGAGACGGTGCCTGTGGAAAGACGTGTCTGCTGATCGTGTTCAGCAAGGACCAGTTCCCTGAGGTCTACGTGCCCACCGTGTTCGAGAACTACATTGCCGACATAGAGGTAGACGGGAAGCAG gtGGAGCTGGCCCTGTGGGACACAGCGGGTCAGGAGGACTACGACAGGCTGCGGCCCCTCTCGTACCCGGACACAGACGTTATCCTCATGTGCTTTTCTATCGACAGCCCGGATAGCCTCG AGAACATCCCCGAGAAGTGGACGCCAGAGGTGAAGCACTTCTGCCCCAACGTGCCCATCATCCTGGTGGGGAACAAGAAGGACCTGCGGAACGACGAGCACACACGGCGGGAGCTGGCGAAGATGAAGCAG GAGCCGGTGAAgccagaggaggggagggaCATGGCCAACAGGATCAATGCCTTTGGCTACCTCGAGTGCTCAGCCAAGACGAAGGAGGGCGTGCGGGAGGTCTTCGAGATGGCCACCCGCGCGGGCCTGCAGGTCCGGAAGAACAAGAAGCGCAGAGGCTGCCCGCTGCTGTGA
- the RHOC gene encoding rho-related GTP-binding protein RhoC isoform X2, producing the protein MAAIRKKLVIVGDGACGKTCLLIVFSKDQFPEVYVPTVFENYIADIEVDGKQVELALWDTAGQEDYDRLRPLSYPDTDVILMCFSIDSPDSLENIPEKWTPEVKHFCPNVPIILVGNKKDLRNDEHTRRELAKMKQEPVKPEEGRDMANRINAFGYLECSAKTKEGVREVFEMATRAGLQVRKNKKRRGCPLL; encoded by the exons ATGGCGGCCATCAGGAAGAAGCTGGTGATCGTGGGAGACGGTGCCTGTGGAAAGACGTGTCTGCTGATCGTGTTCAGCAAGGACCAGTTCCCTGAGGTCTACGTGCCCACCGTGTTCGAGAACTACATTGCCGACATAGAGGTAGACGGGAAGCAG gtGGAGCTGGCCCTGTGGGACACAGCGGGTCAGGAGGACTACGACAGGCTGCGGCCCCTCTCGTACCCGGACACAGACGTTATCCTCATGTGCTTTTCTATCGACAGCCCGGATAGCCTCG AGAACATCCCCGAGAAGTGGACGCCAGAGGTGAAGCACTTCTGCCCCAACGTGCCCATCATCCTGGTGGGGAACAAGAAGGACCTGCGGAACGACGAGCACACACGGCGGGAGCTGGCGAAGATGAAGCAG GAGCCGGTGAAgccagaggaggggagggaCATGGCCAACAGGATCAATGCCTTTGGCTACCTCGAGTGCTCAGCCAAGACGAAGGAGGGCGTGCGGGAGGTCTTCGAGATGGCCACCCGCGCGGGCCTGCAGGTCCGGAAGAACAAGAAGCGCAGAGGCTGCCCGCTGCTGTGA